In a genomic window of Streptomyces sp. SJL17-4:
- a CDS encoding anti-sigma factor — MSGTRPSSPSPAEHHLGDRLAALVDGELGHDARERVLAHLATCARCKAEADAQRTLKSVFASAAPPPPSEGFLARLQGLPGGPGEPGGPGGPRGPLEELLGAGGVRSDGFATAAVVTPRPAHDAPQTGFRIHDVGDRAGSSWRGRRFAFAAASAVSFAAIALGGTLPLEASVNASGRGGQGTGTAVTPLRAPATGPGGGTAAVRGTRSGERGAQSVDGAPVTSGAPLTPGTPAALPHGPVSPVGPGTAPAGAVPPSAVHSPAMPLVAVRLRDPATQSFLALSPFIRPTGPALQLAFGPGPSPAPSPTAAPLGSHR, encoded by the coding sequence GTGAGCGGCACACGTCCCTCGTCACCGTCCCCCGCGGAACACCACCTCGGGGACCGGCTGGCCGCGCTCGTCGACGGCGAACTCGGCCATGACGCCCGCGAGCGGGTCCTCGCCCACCTCGCGACCTGCGCCCGCTGCAAGGCGGAGGCCGACGCGCAGCGCACCCTCAAGAGCGTCTTCGCCTCGGCGGCTCCGCCGCCGCCCTCGGAAGGTTTTCTCGCCCGACTGCAGGGGCTACCCGGGGGCCCTGGTGAGCCGGGAGGCCCCGGCGGACCGCGAGGCCCCCTCGAAGAACTCCTCGGCGCGGGCGGCGTGAGGTCCGACGGCTTCGCCACGGCGGCCGTCGTCACCCCGCGCCCCGCACACGACGCCCCCCAGACCGGTTTCCGCATCCACGACGTCGGCGACCGTGCCGGATCCTCCTGGCGCGGCCGGCGCTTCGCCTTCGCGGCGGCCAGCGCCGTCTCGTTCGCGGCCATCGCCCTCGGCGGCACCCTGCCGCTGGAGGCCTCGGTGAACGCGAGCGGGCGCGGCGGCCAGGGCACCGGCACGGCGGTCACGCCGCTGCGCGCCCCGGCCACGGGCCCCGGCGGCGGCACTGCCGCGGTCCGGGGCACCCGCTCCGGCGAGCGCGGAGCCCAGTCCGTCGACGGCGCGCCGGTGACCTCGGGGGCTCCACTGACCCCCGGGACCCCGGCGGCGCTGCCGCACGGGCCGGTGTCGCCGGTCGGTCCGGGCACGGCCCCGGCGGGCGCCGTTCCGCCGAGCGCGGTGCACTCCCCGGCCATGCCCCTGGTGGCGGTACGGCTCCGGGACCCGGCCACGCAGTCGTTCCTCGCCCTCTCGCCGTTCATACGACCGACCGGGCCGGCCCTCCAACTGGCCTTCGGTCCCGGCCCCAGCCCGGCGCCCAGCCCGACCGCCGCACCGCTCGGCTCCCACCGCTGA
- the sigE gene encoding RNA polymerase sigma factor SigE, translated as MVGAPLDTTRADRGGAAAPVDRGGVLRRLLRSAGEPKSVTDTADRIRTADSAPTTATFASDAESQAWTPPTWEEIVSTHSGRVYRLAYRLTGNQHDAEDLTQEVFVRVFRSLSTYTPGTFEGWLHRITTNLFLDMVRRKQRIRFDALADDAAERLPSREPSPQQVFNDTHFDADVQQALDTLAPEFRAAVVLCDIEGLSYEEIAATLGVKLGTVRSRIHRGRSHLRKALKHRSPEARAERALASVGWEAGTA; from the coding sequence ATGGTAGGGGCTCCACTGGACACCACCAGAGCCGACAGGGGAGGTGCGGCTGCGCCTGTGGATCGGGGAGGAGTGCTTCGGCGTCTTCTCAGGTCGGCGGGTGAGCCGAAATCCGTGACCGACACCGCTGACCGAATCCGCACCGCCGACTCCGCGCCCACCACCGCGACCTTCGCATCGGATGCGGAATCGCAGGCGTGGACTCCACCCACCTGGGAGGAGATCGTCAGCACGCACAGCGGCCGGGTGTACCGCCTCGCCTACCGGCTGACCGGCAACCAGCACGACGCCGAGGACCTGACCCAGGAGGTCTTCGTCCGCGTCTTCCGCTCGCTGTCGACGTACACGCCGGGCACCTTCGAGGGCTGGCTCCACCGCATCACCACCAATCTCTTCCTCGACATGGTCCGCCGCAAGCAGCGCATCCGTTTCGACGCGCTCGCCGACGACGCCGCCGAGCGGCTGCCCAGCCGTGAGCCCTCGCCGCAGCAGGTGTTCAACGACACCCACTTCGACGCCGACGTGCAGCAGGCCCTCGACACCCTCGCGCCCGAGTTCCGTGCCGCGGTCGTCCTCTGCGACATCGAAGGACTGTCGTACGAGGAGATCGCCGCGACCCTCGGCGTGAAGCTCGGCACCGTCCGCAGTCGTATCCACCGCGGGCGCTCCCACCTGCGCAAGGCCCTCAAGCACCGCTCGCCCGAGGCACGGGCGGAGCGTGCCCTGGCCTCCGTCGGATGGGAGGCAGGGACAGCGTGA
- a CDS encoding O-methyltransferase — protein MRQLRGQERAITANRQTSWSFADAFVAEDEALHWARERAREAGLPSVSPGTGGALRLLAATADAKAVAEIGTGTGVSGIYLLLGMRPDGVLTTVDLQPERQQLAKTAFRAAGFAGNRARFIPGRALDVLPRLADGGYDLVFCDGDRLEYLDYLAESLRLLRPGGLVCFEGVFADGRTVDSGAQPAEVQRVRELLRTVRESQELIPSLLPVGDGLLCAVRRG, from the coding sequence TTGCGTCAACTACGGGGACAGGAGAGGGCCATTACCGCCAACCGGCAGACGAGCTGGTCGTTCGCCGACGCCTTTGTCGCCGAGGACGAAGCTCTGCACTGGGCCCGGGAGCGGGCCCGGGAGGCAGGGCTGCCCTCGGTGTCGCCGGGCACCGGTGGGGCGCTGCGCCTGCTCGCGGCCACGGCGGACGCGAAGGCGGTGGCGGAGATCGGCACGGGCACCGGCGTGTCGGGCATCTATCTGCTGCTCGGGATGCGACCGGACGGCGTCCTGACGACGGTGGACCTCCAGCCGGAGCGGCAGCAGCTCGCCAAGACGGCGTTCCGTGCGGCGGGCTTCGCGGGCAACCGGGCCCGTTTCATCCCCGGCCGGGCCCTGGACGTCCTGCCGCGCCTCGCGGACGGCGGCTACGACCTCGTGTTCTGCGACGGCGACCGGCTCGAGTACCTGGACTACCTCGCTGAATCGTTGCGCCTGCTGCGACCTGGCGGGCTCGTCTGCTTCGAGGGCGTCTTCGCGGACGGCCGTACGGTCGACTCGGGGGCCCAGCCGGCCGAGGTCCAGCGGGTCCGTGAGCTGCTGCGCACGGTGCGGGAGAGCCAGGAGCTCATCCCCTCCCTGCTGCCGGTGGGCGACGGCCTGCTGTGCGCGGTCCGCCGCGGCTGA
- a CDS encoding DUF3117 domain-containing protein, which translates to MAAMKPRTGDGPLEVTKEGRGIVMRVPLEGGGRLVVELTPDEAEALGDALKKVVG; encoded by the coding sequence ATGGCGGCCATGAAGCCGCGGACGGGTGATGGCCCGCTCGAGGTGACCAAGGAGGGGCGGGGCATCGTCATGCGCGTTCCGCTCGAAGGCGGCGGTCGGCTTGTCGTCGAGCTGACTCCCGACGAGGCCGAGGCGCTGGGCGATGCCCTGAAGAAGGTCGTCGGCTGA
- a CDS encoding enoyl-CoA hydratase-related protein — protein sequence MADTVLYEVSDGLATITLNRPEAMNAMNVAAKVALRDAAETAAADPAVRAVLLTAAGERAFCVGQDLKEHVGLLMADHENGTRETMNTVRDHYNPITTALAGMRKPVVAGVNGVAAGAGFGFALAADYRVVADTASFNTSFAGVALTADSGMSWTLPRVIGPSRAADLLLFPRSISAQEAYELGIANRVVPAADLAAEAEKVARKLAEGPTVAYAALKESLAYGADHSLSEALDKEEELQNRAGASEDHTIAVRAFIAKEKPKYLGR from the coding sequence ATGGCCGACACGGTGCTGTACGAGGTGAGCGACGGGCTCGCCACCATCACGCTCAACCGGCCCGAGGCCATGAACGCGATGAACGTGGCGGCGAAAGTCGCCCTCCGGGACGCCGCCGAGACGGCCGCGGCGGACCCCGCCGTACGGGCGGTGCTGCTCACCGCGGCGGGCGAGCGGGCGTTCTGCGTCGGTCAGGACCTGAAGGAACACGTGGGTCTGCTCATGGCGGACCACGAGAACGGCACCCGGGAGACCATGAACACGGTCCGGGACCACTACAACCCGATCACCACGGCACTGGCGGGCATGCGCAAGCCCGTCGTGGCCGGCGTGAACGGTGTCGCGGCGGGGGCCGGCTTCGGCTTCGCGCTCGCGGCGGACTACCGGGTGGTCGCGGACACCGCCTCGTTCAACACCTCCTTCGCGGGGGTCGCCCTGACCGCGGACTCCGGCATGTCCTGGACGCTCCCCCGCGTGATCGGCCCGAGCCGCGCCGCCGACCTGCTGCTCTTCCCCCGCTCGATCAGCGCCCAGGAGGCGTACGAGCTGGGCATCGCGAACCGCGTGGTCCCGGCCGCCGACCTCGCCGCCGAGGCCGAGAAGGTGGCCCGCAAGCTGGCGGAGGGCCCGACGGTGGCGTACGCGGCGCTGAAGGAGTCCCTCGCCTACGGCGCCGACCACTCGCTGTCCGAGGCACTGGACAAGGAGGAGGAACTCCAGAACCGCGCGGGCGCCTCCGAGGACCACACGATCGCGGTCCGCGCCTTCATCGCCAAGGAGAAGCCGAAGTATCTGGGCAGGTGA
- a CDS encoding FG-GAP-like repeat-containing protein, producing the protein MRPSPSARLLRGALTAGLALGLSAAVLPSPARAADGADRCPQDSLCVFSQPLYQGEMLVLKTPMLSLGAWDNRIRSFVNNHSGVYAACFYPEPGLAPEGSHHLYNSTSFDESQYPGLDRAVSSIDIGPEADDFCSWESRYPTLSEALGSRPAPLPATGAFGDIDRDGYADVLGRNPFGQLWSVHNTAPYSPSTGRLVGGGWNAMTKLTRHGDQDGDGNEDVYARDGAGSLWLYPGDGKGTFKPRRLIGGGWNSLRDLTAAGDLTGDGKGDLLATDATGVLWTYPGNGKGWFGTRKKVGGGWESINELVGAGDMNSDKKADLIARDTAGRLWLYPGNGLGWFGARKLIGSGGWNGHKELAGLGDITGDGRPDLVAHASGAPFGWDGHTYLLVYPGTGDGRLRAPLNFGQLRSSSFVF; encoded by the coding sequence GTGCGTCCATCTCCTTCGGCGCGCCTTCTTCGCGGCGCGCTCACGGCGGGTCTGGCCCTGGGCCTGTCCGCCGCCGTCCTGCCCTCGCCCGCGCGGGCGGCCGACGGGGCCGACCGCTGTCCGCAGGACTCCCTCTGCGTCTTCAGCCAGCCGCTGTACCAGGGCGAGATGCTCGTCCTCAAGACGCCGATGCTGTCCCTGGGCGCCTGGGACAACCGCATCCGGTCCTTCGTCAACAACCACTCCGGCGTGTACGCCGCGTGCTTCTACCCGGAGCCCGGCCTCGCTCCCGAGGGCTCACACCACCTGTACAACTCGACGTCCTTCGACGAGAGCCAGTACCCCGGCCTCGACAGGGCGGTGAGCTCCATCGACATCGGCCCCGAGGCGGACGATTTCTGCAGCTGGGAGAGCCGTTACCCGACGCTCTCCGAAGCCCTGGGGTCCCGGCCCGCGCCGCTGCCCGCGACGGGCGCCTTCGGCGACATCGACCGCGACGGGTACGCCGACGTACTCGGCCGCAACCCGTTCGGCCAGCTGTGGTCCGTACACAACACGGCTCCGTACAGTCCCAGTACCGGCCGCCTCGTGGGCGGCGGCTGGAACGCCATGACGAAGCTGACCCGGCACGGCGACCAGGACGGCGACGGCAACGAGGACGTCTACGCCCGCGACGGCGCCGGCTCCCTCTGGCTCTACCCCGGCGACGGCAAGGGCACCTTCAAGCCCCGCCGCCTCATCGGTGGCGGCTGGAACTCCCTGCGGGATCTGACGGCCGCCGGGGACCTGACCGGCGACGGCAAGGGCGACCTGCTCGCCACCGACGCCACCGGGGTCCTCTGGACGTACCCCGGCAACGGCAAGGGCTGGTTCGGCACCCGCAAGAAGGTCGGCGGCGGCTGGGAGTCCATCAACGAACTCGTCGGCGCCGGGGACATGAACTCCGACAAGAAGGCCGACCTGATCGCCCGTGACACAGCGGGCCGGCTCTGGCTCTACCCCGGCAACGGGCTCGGCTGGTTCGGCGCCCGCAAGCTCATCGGCAGCGGCGGCTGGAACGGCCACAAGGAGCTCGCGGGCCTCGGCGACATCACAGGTGACGGCCGGCCCGACCTGGTCGCACACGCCTCGGGCGCCCCCTTCGGCTGGGACGGCCATACCTACCTGCTCGTCTACCCCGGCACCGGTGACGGGCGTCTGCGCGCCCCGCTGAATTTCGGCCAGCTCCGCAGCAGCAGCTTCGTCTTCTGA
- a CDS encoding FG-GAP-like repeat-containing protein — MTRTYAIRRALAAAVTTAATLATMLTAAPAASADQYRCPAGSFCVFKDPRYGGEMKVISASQPTLGTWNNTISSYFNRSDKWAILYLAADYSGQQLLLVGPHQRGDGDLGPGSSSGADNAISSIRMGGTQWEVETGQAWIDWDTGTTPRPDGLPAQSRFGDLDDDGTGDLLERDGAGRLWFLDGVRDADGRTKGALVGGGWNAMTALVRHGDHDGDGHEDVYARDRAGVLWLYPGNGKGWFKPRLKIGGGWNTMKEIEAVGDITGDGRRDLVARDTAGVLWTYPGNGRGWFGARTRVGGGWSAMNALAAPGDMNRDGRSDLVARDGSRALWLYPGNGRGSFGARVRLPYAWPSGTPLVATGDVTGDELGDIMRTIEASSLYVYANDGVGGLRAPEFETGYDITAPSVHIF, encoded by the coding sequence ATGACGCGCACCTACGCAATCCGGCGTGCCCTCGCCGCCGCCGTGACCACCGCGGCCACCCTGGCCACGATGCTGACCGCAGCGCCCGCCGCGTCGGCCGACCAGTACCGCTGCCCCGCGGGCAGCTTCTGTGTCTTCAAAGACCCCCGCTACGGCGGCGAGATGAAGGTCATCTCTGCCAGTCAGCCCACCCTGGGCACCTGGAACAACACGATCTCGTCCTACTTCAACCGCAGCGACAAGTGGGCCATCCTCTACCTGGCCGCCGACTACTCGGGGCAGCAGTTGCTGCTGGTCGGCCCCCACCAGCGCGGCGACGGCGACCTGGGCCCGGGCTCCTCGTCCGGTGCCGACAACGCCATCAGCTCGATCCGGATGGGAGGCACCCAGTGGGAGGTCGAGACCGGTCAGGCGTGGATCGACTGGGACACCGGCACCACTCCCCGCCCGGACGGACTCCCGGCCCAGTCCAGGTTCGGCGATCTCGACGACGACGGCACCGGCGACCTGCTCGAACGTGACGGGGCCGGCCGGCTCTGGTTCCTCGACGGCGTACGCGACGCCGACGGGCGGACCAAGGGAGCCCTGGTCGGCGGCGGCTGGAACGCCATGACCGCACTCGTCCGCCACGGCGACCACGACGGCGACGGACACGAGGACGTCTACGCCCGCGACCGGGCCGGCGTGCTGTGGCTCTACCCGGGCAACGGCAAGGGCTGGTTCAAGCCCCGCCTCAAGATCGGCGGCGGCTGGAACACCATGAAGGAGATCGAGGCGGTCGGGGACATCACCGGCGACGGCCGCCGCGACCTGGTCGCCCGGGACACCGCCGGTGTCCTCTGGACGTACCCGGGCAACGGCCGCGGCTGGTTCGGCGCCCGCACGAGGGTCGGCGGTGGCTGGAGCGCCATGAACGCACTCGCGGCGCCCGGCGACATGAACCGGGACGGCAGGTCCGACCTGGTCGCCCGCGACGGCTCCCGCGCCCTCTGGCTCTACCCGGGGAACGGCCGGGGCTCCTTCGGCGCCCGGGTCAGGCTGCCGTACGCCTGGCCGTCGGGCACCCCGCTCGTCGCCACCGGCGATGTGACCGGTGACGAACTCGGCGACATCATGCGGACGATCGAGGCTTCGTCGCTGTACGTGTACGCGAACGACGGCGTCGGCGGTCTCCGCGCGCCGGAGTTCGAGACGGGGTACGACATCACCGCACCCTCCGTCCACATCTTCTGA
- a CDS encoding DNA-3-methyladenine glycosylase I: MTAGGAVPGPDGRLRCPWGLSTEDYVAYHDEEWGRAVHGDDALFERLCLEAFQSGLSWITILRRREGFRAAFAGFRIAAVAEFADADRERLLVDAGIIRNRAKIDATLANAKLLAGWAPGELDELIWSYAPDPRTRPVPRTVADVPAVTDESTALSKALKKRGLRFIGPTTAYALMQACGLVDDHVKGCVARGGE; the protein is encoded by the coding sequence ATGACGGCCGGCGGCGCGGTGCCGGGCCCGGACGGGCGGCTGCGGTGCCCCTGGGGCCTGTCGACCGAGGACTACGTGGCCTACCACGACGAGGAGTGGGGCCGCGCGGTCCACGGCGACGACGCCCTGTTCGAGCGGCTCTGCCTGGAGGCCTTCCAGTCGGGTCTGTCGTGGATCACGATCCTGCGCCGCCGCGAGGGCTTCCGGGCGGCGTTCGCCGGTTTCCGGATCGCCGCGGTCGCCGAGTTCGCCGACGCGGACCGCGAGCGGCTCCTCGTGGACGCGGGCATCATCCGCAACCGGGCCAAGATCGACGCGACCCTCGCCAACGCGAAACTGCTGGCCGGCTGGGCACCGGGCGAACTGGACGAGCTGATCTGGTCGTACGCCCCCGATCCGAGGACCCGCCCGGTCCCGCGTACGGTCGCGGACGTCCCGGCGGTCACGGACGAGTCCACGGCCCTCTCGAAGGCCCTCAAGAAACGCGGCCTCCGCTTCATCGGCCCGACGACCGCGTACGCGTTGATGCAGGCGTGCGGGCTGGTCGACGACCATGTGAAGGGGTGCGTGGCCCGGGGCGGGGAGTAG
- the folP gene encoding dihydropteroate synthase yields MLRLGRREFGPHEPVIMAIVNRTPDSFYDQGATFRDEPALARVEQAVAEGAAIIDIGGVKAGPGEEVTAEEEARRTVGFVAEVRRRHPDVVISVDTWRADVGAAVCEAGADVLNDAWGGVDPGLAEVAAKYGAGLVCTHAGGAEPRTRPHRVEYDDVMADILRVTVGLAERAVALGVRRDAIMIDPGHDFGKNTRHSLEATRRLGEMAETGWPVLVSLSNKDFVGETLDRPVKERVLGTLATTAVSAWLGAQVYRVHEVAETRQVLDMVASIAGHRPPAVARRGLA; encoded by the coding sequence ATGCTGCGCTTGGGACGGCGTGAATTCGGGCCGCACGAGCCGGTGATCATGGCGATCGTGAACCGGACGCCGGACTCCTTCTACGACCAGGGCGCCACCTTCCGGGACGAGCCGGCGCTCGCCCGCGTCGAGCAGGCCGTCGCCGAGGGGGCGGCGATCATCGACATCGGCGGGGTGAAGGCGGGCCCCGGCGAGGAGGTCACGGCCGAGGAGGAGGCGCGGCGCACGGTCGGATTCGTCGCGGAGGTCCGCAGGCGCCACCCCGATGTCGTCATCAGCGTGGACACCTGGCGGGCGGACGTCGGCGCGGCGGTCTGCGAGGCCGGCGCGGACGTCCTGAACGACGCGTGGGGCGGGGTCGACCCGGGGCTCGCCGAGGTGGCCGCGAAGTACGGCGCGGGGCTCGTGTGCACGCACGCGGGTGGCGCGGAGCCACGGACGCGGCCGCACCGCGTGGAGTACGACGACGTGATGGCCGACATCCTGCGCGTGACCGTGGGACTCGCCGAGCGGGCGGTCGCGCTCGGAGTGCGGCGGGACGCGATCATGATCGACCCGGGCCACGACTTCGGGAAGAACACCCGGCACAGCCTGGAGGCGACGCGGCGCCTCGGGGAGATGGCGGAGACGGGGTGGCCGGTGCTCGTCTCCCTCTCCAACAAGGACTTCGTCGGCGAGACGCTCGACCGGCCGGTGAAGGAGCGGGTCCTCGGGACCCTGGCGACGACGGCCGTCTCGGCGTGGCTCGGGGCGCAGGTGTACCGGGTGCATGAGGTCGCCGAGACGCGGCAGGTGCTGGACATGGTCGCGTCCATCGCCGGGCACCGGCCGCCCGCCGTGGCCCGGCGCGGGCTCGCGTAG
- a CDS encoding TIGR00730 family Rossman fold protein: MGIPEGETKPEEQRLGPVLRRRDQVQPGTTDQRLLDTEGDSEWVHTDPWRVMRIQSEFVEGFGALAELPSAISVFGSARTKPDSPEYEAGVRIGRALVEAGFAVITGGGPGAMEAANKGAREAKGVSVGLGIELPFEQGLNPHVDIGVNFRYFFVRKTMFVKYAQGFVVLPGGLGTLDELFEALTLVQTRKVTRFPIVLFGTQYWKGLVDWLRDSVVAGGKASERDLLLFHVTDDVDEAVALVTKETGK; encoded by the coding sequence ATGGGTATCCCTGAGGGGGAGACGAAGCCGGAGGAGCAGCGGCTCGGGCCGGTGCTCAGGCGCCGGGACCAGGTCCAGCCGGGCACCACGGACCAGCGGCTGCTCGACACCGAGGGCGACTCGGAATGGGTGCACACCGACCCCTGGCGGGTCATGCGCATCCAGTCCGAGTTCGTCGAGGGCTTCGGCGCCCTCGCCGAACTGCCGAGCGCGATCAGCGTCTTCGGCTCGGCCCGCACGAAGCCGGACTCGCCGGAGTACGAGGCGGGCGTACGGATCGGCAGGGCGCTCGTCGAGGCCGGCTTCGCGGTCATCACGGGCGGCGGCCCCGGCGCCATGGAGGCGGCCAACAAGGGGGCCCGGGAGGCCAAGGGCGTCTCGGTGGGCCTCGGGATCGAGCTCCCCTTCGAGCAGGGGCTCAACCCGCACGTCGACATCGGCGTGAACTTCCGCTACTTCTTCGTCCGCAAGACGATGTTCGTGAAGTACGCGCAGGGCTTCGTGGTCCTGCCCGGCGGCCTCGGCACCCTCGACGAGCTCTTCGAGGCGCTCACCCTGGTCCAGACCCGCAAGGTGACCCGCTTCCCGATCGTCCTCTTCGGCACGCAGTACTGGAAGGGCCTCGTGGACTGGCTCCGCGACTCGGTCGTCGCGGGCGGCAAGGCCTCGGAGCGGGACCTGCTCCTCTTCCACGTCACGGACGACGTGGACGAGGCGGTCGCCCTCGTGACGAAGGAGACCGGCAAGTAA
- the dapE gene encoding succinyl-diaminopimelate desuccinylase, producing the protein MADITPLDMPLDLSQDGAALTAALVDFPSVSGTEQPLADAIEQALRALPHLTVDRYGNNVVARTRLGRGERVVLAGHIDTVPIADNVPSRLDEDGILWGCGTSDMKSGVAVQLRIAATVPEPNRDLTFVFYDNEEVAAHLNGLGKIADAHPDWLEGDFAVLLEPSDAQVEGGCQGTLRVILHTAGERAHSARSWMGSNAIHTAAPILARLAAYEPRKPVIDGLEYHEGLNAVAIQGGVATNVIPDACTVTVNYRYAPDRSPAEALAYVREFFADCDIAEFVIDDESPGALPGLSHPAAEAFMKAVGGSAQPKFGWTDVARFSALGVPAVNYGPGDPIYAHKRDEHVPVDRIHHCEARLRDWLTA; encoded by the coding sequence ATGGCTGACATCACCCCGCTCGACATGCCCCTCGACCTGTCCCAGGACGGGGCCGCGCTCACCGCCGCCCTCGTCGACTTCCCGTCCGTCAGCGGGACCGAGCAGCCGCTCGCGGACGCCATCGAGCAGGCACTGCGCGCCCTGCCGCACCTCACGGTCGACCGGTACGGAAACAACGTCGTGGCCCGTACGCGCCTCGGCCGCGGCGAGCGGGTCGTCCTCGCCGGTCACATCGACACCGTGCCGATCGCCGACAACGTGCCCTCGCGGCTCGACGAGGACGGCATCCTGTGGGGCTGCGGCACCTCCGACATGAAGTCCGGGGTCGCCGTCCAGCTGCGGATCGCCGCCACCGTCCCCGAGCCCAACCGGGACCTCACGTTCGTCTTCTACGACAACGAGGAGGTCGCCGCCCACCTCAACGGCCTCGGGAAGATCGCCGACGCGCACCCCGACTGGCTGGAGGGCGACTTCGCCGTCCTCCTGGAGCCGTCCGACGCCCAGGTCGAGGGCGGCTGCCAGGGCACGCTGCGCGTGATCCTGCACACCGCGGGCGAGCGGGCCCACTCCGCGCGGTCCTGGATGGGCTCCAACGCCATCCACACCGCCGCCCCGATCCTCGCCCGCCTCGCCGCCTACGAGCCGCGCAAGCCGGTCATCGACGGCCTGGAGTACCACGAGGGCCTCAACGCCGTCGCGATCCAGGGCGGCGTCGCCACCAACGTCATCCCCGACGCCTGCACGGTCACGGTCAACTACCGGTACGCCCCCGACCGCTCCCCGGCCGAGGCCCTGGCGTACGTCCGCGAGTTCTTCGCCGACTGCGACATCGCCGAGTTCGTGATCGACGACGAGAGCCCCGGCGCCCTGCCCGGCCTCTCCCACCCGGCGGCGGAGGCCTTCATGAAGGCCGTCGGCGGCAGCGCCCAGCCCAAGTTCGGCTGGACCGACGTGGCCCGCTTCAGCGCCCTCGGGGTGCCCGCGGTCAACTACGGCCCCGGCGACCCGATCTACGCGCACAAGCGGGACGAGCACGTGCCGGTCGACCGGATCCACCACTGCGAGGCACGGCTCCGCGACTGGCTGACCGCCTGA
- a CDS encoding ATP-binding protein has protein sequence MSLPLTRRIARAALLIAAGAAPVVGAAGSASALDHSLAPTGALGGISALDAASAGTAVDSASQTATGVVGATGSQAVGTAVPAAGEAVGSAGKTATPAAQQVAGDTAGSAGEVVGKTAGAAAESAEGPTGGALGGGLGGLPTGQTLGGLPVGG, from the coding sequence ATGTCCCTCCCCCTGACCCGTCGGATCGCCCGCGCCGCCCTCCTCATCGCGGCCGGAGCAGCCCCCGTGGTCGGTGCGGCCGGCTCCGCGAGCGCCCTGGACCACAGCCTCGCGCCGACCGGCGCCCTCGGCGGCATCTCCGCCCTGGACGCCGCCAGTGCGGGCACCGCCGTCGACAGCGCCTCGCAGACCGCCACCGGCGTCGTCGGCGCCACCGGCAGCCAGGCCGTCGGCACGGCCGTCCCCGCCGCCGGCGAGGCGGTCGGCTCGGCGGGCAAGACCGCCACCCCCGCCGCCCAGCAGGTCGCCGGTGACACCGCCGGCAGCGCGGGCGAGGTCGTCGGCAAGACCGCCGGCGCCGCCGCCGAGAGCGCGGAGGGCCCGACCGGCGGCGCCCTCGGCGGCGGCCTCGGCGGCCTGCCGACCGGCCAGACGCTCGGTGGCCTGCCCGTCGGCGGCTGA